The following proteins are encoded in a genomic region of Halorhodospira halophila:
- a CDS encoding nucleotidyltransferase domain-containing protein, with the protein MKNWQPDPTQALCDGLAQPASLLERSGREWTAMLAVGRENLLLGALWHRAMEAGVAERLPEWAARHLWGAALTAETNAAALRWELEQLDSGLIRNLTPPLVLKGGAYVLAGLPNAAGRIAADIDLLFRRDEVERAEAVLFYEGWFGTHHSAYDQRYYRQWMHELPPLQHVKRGTTLDLHHNILPATFAVAVDPERLLSAARPIGGMDRLQLPAPRHLVLHAIVHLFSETDWDRGLRDLYDIHTLIEHYEAQHGVVFWEELLNEAEALQVAWLMEPAIRCCQHRFGTLVPESVERRLHDHAASLPARWVSRRMFHHALNGRVSATPWVDALARALVFLRGHWLKMPPLLLARHLFYKAFLAPREDDSGEDRAAANPQQHG; encoded by the coding sequence TTGAAGAACTGGCAGCCGGATCCCACCCAAGCTCTGTGTGACGGCCTGGCACAGCCAGCTTCGTTGTTGGAGCGCTCGGGGCGGGAGTGGACCGCGATGCTGGCCGTCGGCCGTGAGAACCTGCTGCTCGGGGCCCTCTGGCACCGCGCCATGGAGGCGGGTGTGGCCGAGCGCCTGCCGGAGTGGGCGGCCCGCCACCTTTGGGGGGCGGCGCTGACTGCCGAGACCAACGCCGCCGCCCTGCGCTGGGAGCTCGAGCAGCTCGATAGTGGGCTGATCCGCAACCTCACGCCGCCCCTGGTCCTCAAGGGCGGCGCCTACGTTCTGGCGGGGCTGCCGAACGCAGCCGGCCGCATCGCGGCGGACATCGATCTGCTTTTTCGCCGTGACGAGGTGGAACGGGCGGAGGCGGTGCTCTTTTACGAGGGCTGGTTCGGTACGCACCACTCGGCCTACGACCAGCGTTACTATCGCCAGTGGATGCATGAGCTGCCGCCGCTGCAGCACGTCAAGCGCGGCACGACGCTCGATCTCCACCACAACATCCTGCCCGCTACCTTCGCCGTGGCGGTGGATCCGGAACGACTTTTGTCCGCGGCGCGCCCCATCGGGGGTATGGATCGCCTCCAGCTGCCGGCGCCCCGGCACCTGGTGCTGCACGCCATCGTCCACCTCTTCTCGGAGACCGACTGGGACCGCGGGCTCCGCGACCTTTACGATATCCACACCCTCATCGAGCACTATGAGGCGCAGCACGGCGTAGTGTTCTGGGAGGAGCTCCTGAACGAGGCGGAGGCGCTCCAGGTGGCTTGGCTGATGGAGCCGGCGATCCGTTGCTGCCAGCACCGCTTCGGGACCTTGGTCCCGGAAAGCGTAGAGCGGCGACTGCATGATCACGCGGCAAGTCTGCCGGCGCGCTGGGTCAGCCGGCGGATGTTTCATCACGCTTTGAACGGCCGGGTTTCTGCGACCCCCTGGGTGGATGCCCTGGCGCGGGCGCTCGTTTTCCTCCGCGGCCACTGGCTCAAGATGCCGCCGTTGCTCCTGGCGCGGCATCTGTTTTACAAAGCCTTTCTGGCCCCGCGGGAGGATGATTCGGGCGAAGACCGGGCGGCGGCCAACCCACAACAGCATGGATGA
- the galE gene encoding UDP-glucose 4-epimerase GalE — protein MRVLVTGGSGYIGSHAVVALMEAGHQVVVLDNLENSAGTVVSRIERITGQAPDFIEGDLRDADALEKVFANASFDAVMHFAGLKAVGESVSRPLAYYETNVGGTVRLCQAMERAGVRRLIFSSSATVYGDPARVPIDEDAATGGVTNPYGRSKHMVEQILFDLGRADPRWSIGILRYFNPVGAHESALIGESPRGIPNNLVPYIAQVANGEREQLNVFGDDYPTWDGTGVRDYIHVVDLVAGHLRALEFLEAQPGSHVWNLGRGEGYSVLEMVRAFEEASGRPVPYRVTDRRPGDIAECWADPSKAERELGWRAERDLATMMRDTWRWQHNQRIG, from the coding sequence ATGCGCGTCCTCGTTACGGGTGGCAGCGGTTATATCGGCAGTCACGCGGTGGTGGCCTTGATGGAGGCCGGTCATCAGGTCGTGGTCCTCGATAATCTGGAAAACAGTGCGGGCACGGTGGTCTCGCGGATCGAGCGGATCACCGGGCAGGCGCCCGATTTCATTGAGGGCGACCTCCGCGACGCAGATGCGCTCGAGAAGGTCTTCGCCAACGCGTCCTTCGATGCCGTCATGCACTTTGCCGGCCTCAAGGCGGTGGGCGAGAGCGTGTCCCGTCCCCTCGCCTACTATGAGACCAATGTAGGCGGTACCGTGCGTCTCTGCCAGGCGATGGAGCGCGCCGGCGTGCGGCGGCTGATCTTCAGCTCCTCGGCGACCGTTTATGGAGACCCGGCCCGGGTGCCGATCGACGAGGACGCTGCCACCGGCGGCGTGACCAACCCCTACGGCCGCAGCAAGCACATGGTCGAGCAGATCCTGTTCGACCTAGGGCGCGCGGATCCGCGCTGGTCCATCGGCATCCTGCGCTACTTCAATCCGGTCGGGGCCCACGAAAGCGCCTTGATCGGCGAGTCGCCCCGGGGGATCCCCAACAACCTGGTGCCGTACATCGCCCAGGTGGCCAACGGCGAGCGCGAGCAACTCAACGTTTTCGGCGACGATTACCCGACCTGGGACGGGACCGGGGTGCGCGACTACATCCATGTGGTCGATCTGGTGGCGGGCCACCTGCGCGCGCTGGAGTTCCTTGAGGCACAGCCGGGCAGCCACGTCTGGAACCTGGGCCGCGGCGAGGGCTACAGCGTCCTGGAAATGGTCCGTGCGTTCGAAGAGGCCAGCGGTCGGCCGGTCCCCTACCGGGTCACGGATCGCCGACCCGGCGACATTGCAGAGTGCTGGGCCGACCCGAGCAAAGCGGAACGGGAGCTCGGCTGGCGGGCCGAGCGGGACCTGGCCACGATGATGCGGGATACGTGGCGGTGGCAGCATAATCAACGGATTGGGTAA
- a CDS encoding mannose-1-phosphate guanylyltransferase/mannose-6-phosphate isomerase has protein sequence MADGVCGASSAEEEGPGEVSRADRRHAVILAGGSGTRLWPLSRRNMPKQLLALTGEATLLQETAGRLLPALAPERITTVTHADHRFEVKGQLHEVSAPLAERVLAEPSARNTLPAIAWAVAGIARQTPDALISVFPSDHRIGEPEALLAAWERAEHAADAGHLVLFGVRPTAPATGFGYIEAGETLAGGVEEARSFVEKPDADTAGRFLENGGYYWNSGMFVFRADRFLDLLREHQPAIAEAVQGWVESDVIPDEAAYGQLPETSIDYGLVERADKVAVVPVDLGWSDLGSWEALYQERAKDERGNVCNGPALPVDSRDSLLWSADGGLLAAYGVENLALVQTRDATLVCPRERLADLKPLVAQVAAERPELAEYHVTVARPWGSYTTLESGHRYKLKRIVVKPGCKLSLQMHHHRSEHWVVIAGTARVVNGEEEIYLEENQSTYVPATRPHRLENPGRIPLQIIEIQTGPYLEEDDLVRFEDLYGRANDRLTGDAL, from the coding sequence ATGGCGGACGGCGTGTGCGGCGCAAGCAGCGCGGAAGAGGAAGGGCCCGGGGAGGTATCGCGGGCGGATCGGCGTCATGCGGTGATCCTCGCCGGCGGGTCCGGGACGCGCCTGTGGCCGCTCTCCCGGCGGAATATGCCCAAACAGCTGTTGGCCCTGACGGGGGAGGCGACCCTGCTCCAGGAGACTGCGGGTCGGCTTCTGCCTGCTCTGGCGCCGGAGCGGATTACCACGGTGACCCATGCCGACCACCGTTTCGAGGTCAAAGGGCAACTGCACGAGGTGTCCGCACCGCTGGCCGAGCGGGTGCTCGCCGAGCCGTCGGCCCGCAACACCCTTCCGGCCATCGCCTGGGCGGTGGCCGGCATCGCCCGGCAGACTCCAGATGCCCTCATCAGTGTCTTCCCCTCGGACCACCGCATCGGCGAGCCGGAGGCGCTCCTCGCGGCCTGGGAGCGGGCTGAGCACGCGGCGGATGCTGGGCATCTGGTCCTCTTCGGCGTCCGTCCCACGGCGCCAGCGACGGGGTTCGGCTACATCGAGGCCGGGGAGACGCTGGCCGGCGGGGTGGAGGAGGCCCGAAGCTTTGTCGAGAAGCCGGATGCCGACACGGCGGGCCGCTTCCTCGAGAACGGCGGCTACTACTGGAACAGCGGCATGTTCGTCTTCCGGGCCGACCGTTTCCTGGACCTGCTGCGGGAGCACCAGCCGGCCATTGCCGAGGCGGTCCAGGGCTGGGTGGAGAGCGACGTCATACCTGATGAAGCGGCTTACGGCCAGTTGCCCGAGACCTCCATCGACTACGGGCTGGTCGAGCGGGCGGACAAAGTGGCCGTGGTGCCCGTGGACCTGGGCTGGAGCGATCTGGGTAGCTGGGAGGCCCTCTACCAGGAGCGGGCCAAGGATGAACGGGGCAACGTCTGCAATGGGCCGGCGCTGCCGGTGGACAGCCGCGACAGCCTGCTGTGGAGTGCCGACGGCGGTCTGCTCGCCGCCTACGGGGTGGAGAACCTGGCGCTGGTGCAGACCCGGGACGCCACACTGGTCTGTCCGCGCGAGCGCCTGGCCGACCTCAAGCCGCTGGTCGCCCAGGTCGCCGCCGAGCGCCCCGAGCTGGCCGAGTACCACGTCACCGTCGCGCGCCCCTGGGGCAGCTACACGACCCTGGAGAGCGGCCACCGTTACAAGCTCAAGCGGATCGTGGTCAAACCCGGGTGTAAGCTCTCTTTACAGATGCACCACCACCGCTCGGAGCACTGGGTGGTCATCGCCGGGACGGCCCGCGTGGTCAACGGCGAGGAGGAGATCTACCTAGAGGAAAACCAGTCCACCTACGTCCCCGCTACGCGACCCCACCGGCTCGAGAATCCGGGCCGCATCCCGCTGCAGATCATCGAGATCCAGACCGGCCCCTACCTGGAAGAGGACGATCTGGTCCGCTTCGAAGATCTGTATGGGCGGGCGAATGACCGGCTCACCGGTGACGCACTGTAG
- a CDS encoding methyltransferase domain-containing protein, which yields MTDPDFARRWQRRFMQRGATLDDDAGIAGWTPTGLDARFRQFRQFWEQADAPAGRWLDLGCGAGTYTRYLRESGRDVVGLDYSQPSLFKAQQRSEPGIPWVAGDAQRLPFGDDHFDGVLCLGVLQALPGPRPALAEMARVVRPGGEIWVDALNARCLPTVFAEWRRKRAGRSPHLRYDDYTGLVEELQATGTEVQQVAWLLLLPGRIARLQPWVEHRAVRGALRIVPGLERRLCHSFLVRARVG from the coding sequence GTGACCGATCCTGATTTTGCACGGCGCTGGCAGCGGCGGTTCATGCAGCGGGGCGCCACCTTGGACGATGATGCCGGGATCGCGGGCTGGACGCCCACCGGCTTGGATGCTCGCTTCCGACAGTTTCGCCAATTCTGGGAGCAGGCGGATGCCCCGGCGGGCCGCTGGCTGGATCTCGGCTGCGGGGCTGGTACCTACACGCGCTACCTCCGGGAGAGCGGGCGTGACGTGGTTGGCCTGGACTACTCCCAGCCGTCTCTGTTCAAGGCGCAGCAGCGCAGCGAGCCGGGGATTCCCTGGGTTGCCGGGGATGCCCAGCGGCTGCCCTTCGGCGATGATCACTTTGACGGGGTGCTGTGCCTCGGGGTCCTCCAGGCGCTGCCGGGGCCGCGGCCGGCGCTGGCGGAGATGGCCCGGGTAGTGCGCCCGGGCGGTGAGATCTGGGTGGATGCCCTCAACGCCCGGTGCCTGCCCACCGTCTTCGCCGAGTGGCGCCGCAAGCGGGCCGGTCGTTCGCCACACCTGCGCTATGACGACTATACTGGCCTCGTCGAGGAACTGCAGGCGACGGGCACGGAGGTCCAGCAGGTGGCTTGGCTGTTGCTGCTGCCCGGGCGGATCGCGCGGCTCCAGCCTTGGGTGGAGCACCGAGCGGTGCGCGGCGCCCTGCGGATCGTGCCAGGATTGGAGCGGCGCCTCTGCCACTCCTTCCTGGTCCGGGCGCGAGTCGGATAA
- a CDS encoding sulfotransferase family 2 domain-containing protein, with the protein MSNGIFWLHIKKSAGTSLRQALGGLYTCTERFKMPSCFIQRPREEWNDILNTYTTPLGPYQFRRSEFARLYLYPDTWDSMFRVAFSRNPYDRVVSMYYHLIWPKRMTARGRVMANLRLFSRDPRCLVSSRKCFDVFLDMLDKQDSCRQQSIFEPYGLLFSTHTNPMVNDIKDLGGALNIPNIYRMESMRKGVAACYEASGVSDYSPVEVPHTNKSNKRFGFSLTKQQKKRVEHLYSEDFDIYENAR; encoded by the coding sequence GTGTCAAACGGGATCTTTTGGTTGCATATTAAAAAGTCAGCGGGTACATCGCTGCGTCAGGCTTTGGGAGGGCTTTATACCTGCACGGAACGATTCAAGATGCCGTCGTGTTTCATACAGCGGCCACGTGAGGAATGGAATGATATTCTGAATACATACACAACACCACTGGGCCCCTATCAGTTCCGGCGTAGTGAGTTTGCGCGTCTCTATCTTTATCCGGACACATGGGACAGTATGTTTCGAGTCGCCTTCTCCAGAAACCCCTACGACCGTGTGGTGTCCATGTATTATCACCTGATCTGGCCCAAAAGAATGACGGCAAGGGGCAGGGTGATGGCGAATCTTCGTCTTTTTTCTCGGGATCCGAGATGTCTGGTTTCGAGTAGAAAATGTTTTGATGTCTTTCTTGATATGCTAGATAAGCAGGATTCATGTCGTCAGCAATCTATTTTTGAGCCTTATGGTCTGCTCTTTTCCACGCACACAAATCCGATGGTGAATGATATTAAAGACTTAGGAGGGGCACTCAACATCCCGAACATCTATCGCATGGAGAGCATGAGAAAAGGGGTTGCCGCATGTTACGAAGCTTCTGGTGTCTCAGATTATTCGCCGGTTGAAGTGCCGCACACAAACAAATCGAATAAAAGGTTTGGCTTCTCCTTGACGAAGCAACAGAAAAAAAGAGTCGAGCACCTGTACAGTGAAGACTTCGATATCTACGAGAACGCGCGTTAG
- a CDS encoding HprK-related kinase A, translating into MTSVAELGYADLSGRLAAGCLLVQTGPVRSLLKSRLSSVAEGLWRLYADHRVIEPEDGADFFCEVREPLGLRRFYRPQALFYADRKNIFKPLPRNQAFPMLEWGLNWCIGTQVKHFLLFHAACLEKNGRALIMPAPPESGKSTLCAALACSGWRLLSDEATLVDLASSEVRVLGLSRPVSLKNASIDVIQAIAPDAFLSERCHDTLKGSVAHMRPPRDSVVRANEPATPAWVVFPRYQPQAPAVLTERSEGETFMGLARNSFNYAALGARAFHRTVDIVEQAQGYDFRYSRLEEAIPIFEELAAGSHPSSV; encoded by the coding sequence ATGACGTCGGTAGCTGAATTGGGTTACGCCGACTTGTCGGGTCGCCTCGCCGCAGGGTGCCTGCTGGTTCAAACCGGTCCGGTGCGCTCCCTTCTCAAAAGCCGACTGAGTAGTGTTGCTGAAGGCCTTTGGCGTCTCTACGCTGATCATCGGGTGATTGAGCCAGAGGATGGCGCGGACTTCTTCTGCGAGGTTCGGGAACCCCTGGGGCTTCGGCGCTTTTACCGACCGCAAGCGCTCTTCTACGCCGACCGGAAGAATATCTTCAAGCCGCTCCCCCGCAACCAGGCCTTCCCGATGCTTGAGTGGGGGCTGAACTGGTGCATCGGGACCCAAGTTAAGCACTTCCTACTTTTTCATGCCGCCTGCCTGGAGAAGAACGGCCGGGCCCTCATCATGCCGGCGCCGCCGGAGTCGGGGAAAAGCACCCTGTGTGCGGCGCTGGCCTGCAGCGGCTGGCGGCTGCTCAGTGACGAGGCCACGCTGGTTGATCTGGCGAGTAGCGAGGTGCGGGTCTTGGGGCTAAGTCGGCCGGTGAGCCTGAAGAACGCCTCCATCGATGTGATCCAGGCCATTGCCCCGGATGCGTTTCTCAGTGAGCGCTGCCACGATACCTTGAAAGGGTCGGTGGCCCACATGCGCCCGCCCCGTGATAGTGTGGTCCGGGCGAACGAGCCGGCGACGCCTGCGTGGGTGGTCTTCCCCCGCTATCAACCGCAAGCTCCGGCGGTTCTGACCGAGCGCTCGGAGGGGGAAACGTTTATGGGGTTGGCGCGGAACTCCTTCAACTACGCCGCCCTCGGGGCCCGCGCGTTCCACCGGACCGTAGATATCGTCGAGCAGGCGCAAGGCTACGATTTCCGCTACAGCCGACTGGAAGAGGCGATCCCCATCTTTGAAGAACTGGCAGCCGGATCCCACCCAAGCTCTGTGTGA